aatccaacggttggattttcaaaatatgaattcaataataagttatttaatggtataacattttttagagttacatcaagtgtaacttaaatccaaccttatatttcttaattcaatgtgaattttaacaaatctaccattagattacattatctttttatatttttcatgcttacaaaatttcaaggtgatcgaaaattaatagccatgtcatcaatcaattatttaaattcaagtttttgtaatttaaaataacgcataaaagatgagtttaaagatcaaatcgTAAATTACATataattggcatgaaaattggcatgcatgttaagaacatatagaacatgtgatgcaacgattggattttcaaaacatgaattcaataataagttattgggtggtgtaaaatttttttaagttatatcaggtgtaacttgaacccagccctatatttcttaattcgatgtgaattttgataaatctactgttagattacattatcttcatatatttttaatgcttacaaaatttgaaagtgatcaaagattaatagccatgttatcaatcaattgtttaaattcaaattttttgtggtttaaaataatgcataaaagatgagttcaaagatcaaatggtaaattacatctgattggcatgaaaattggcatgcatattaataatatatagaacatgtaatccaacaattattttttgaaaatatgaattcaataataaattattggttggtgtaacattcaataataagttattgaccacgcctttctctaaatccaaccgaTTGATTGTGACTATAATTTACcagaattaacctttcattacatTCTTCaaatttaacggttagatttcaaatctgtGAATGGCACGTGATGGACATGTGCTATGTACTTTTATGGTTATGTTAGCTTAATCTGACCATCCAATtagtcatattatttttttaaaaagtaaacgtagttagtcacatattgaAATTCatacataaatttaataatagcaatgatcattttttttttaatttttaataagatagaacgtgtgataatttttgttgtgtgatatatatatatatatatatatatatttatatatatatatatatatattgagaaagtTGTGTGGTGAATTTTATTAAGtatatgtgattgttttttgtttttgaattttatttcataGCTCATTAATAAAATGACCAAGTGACTTCGTCAaattgcagaattttttttaatttaaaaaaaaataaatataattttatttatttattttatcttcttcttttataatttctcagttgataaaaatattgatttaactacaatccaaactcttcatctaatatttttttatttaaattatatttcatGTGTAATTATATATCATAACATTAATATGTTTTAAGCCAATGTCAGTCGcatgtaccttttttttttttttctttttttgttgagttAAACCACTCATGTACTTTGTGATCTAAAATAGGTTACCTTGTTTTGGTAGAAGTAAAATTGACCTTAgctttattgtaaaatatttgatgaatttgtcagtaataagttttggtCTTTCATTTAGGCGACGAGAACGAGAACATAGATACTTGAGCTCATTTTATTCAAATCTCTCTCGTCTTCTATTTTCAGGTAAGGGATATGTGACATGTGCGTTTGATAAGTATAagaattgtttaaaaatttgtgaTTCTCGTTTGTTAGAATGTATAGTTTTTGTTGTATAGTAGGTTATGGGTGGTAGGGGTGTTTCAGTAATTTTCTTTATGTTTATAGGGTAAGTTGGAatctttttatattaattattaaattatattttactaatttgtagtactaaattattttttattaatttgaagtattatattatattttattactatttaaattatatttaaataattggaagtattaaattatattggaatttttttttttttttctttttttgtgaggCAACTCATCACTTAACGCATTTagacttaggaaaaaaaaaaaaaaaaagaaggaaggaaaTGAAAAATCATGCCCAGTAccaatacaaaagaaaaaagttttctttaaaaaaataaaatatccaaTTAAAACTTTAAACGATAGAAAAATcttgttaaaacttaaaaaaataataataataaaaaataaaagcatgtcATACCcaggaaagaaaaaggaaaaaaaaatgtaaaaagaaaacttaacaaaaagggcttattaaaaaaaaaaaaaagtaagcatATCAGTGATATCACGCCCcaggaaataaaaagaaaacaacgaAACGATTAGACCAGAGCACATCAGTGATATCACTCACCCTTACCCTCACcttcgcctctctctctctctccccgcCTCCCTCACCTGGCCTTtccgccgccgccgccaccacTTCCTACCCTAGCCACCGCCGTGCCCGCACCTCCTCTCCCCTTATTCTCGACTCTCCCTCACCCTTGCCACTCTGCCGCCAGCCACCACTGCCGCCGCCCTATTCCTCTTCCCCTTTCCTCCTCTCATGTCCACCTCCGTCACTAGTCTCCTCCACCGCCAATTTTCTAGTACCTCCTGTAccctttgtaatttttattttgtattttttgtttttgggttttcagtTCAATATACAGAGTGTGGGTTTTATGGTACCTCCTCTACCCAtcgatgattttttttttttttttttaattgtagaaatttcatataaatatattacaagaaaatcattgatttgaatttcatatttttgtgattgaataTGCTGTTTGGGGTTTAGGTTGCAATGTAGATGGTAAAATTAATCATTGACAGCTACATTTGATTTGTCATTAGTTAGGCTGTAGGTTTTGCATTTATATGCTTGATCTATTGGAATGATATTGATCAATTGTTTCAGATTGGAGGGAACCCTTTAGTCGACAGAAAGGATGGCTATTGTGGGCAGGGATTGGCTTTCTTGGTACTGTAACAGCCTTAACAGGAGCTTCTATGTCCTTTCTCAGTGGTGGGAGCCTACAAGTAGGGGTTATCAATTAGTTTGGAATTTTGTTATAATTTCTTCCTATTATTTTTGGGTACAGAGGACATAAACTCCTtgattgttttagtttttttattgagTTACTTGTTCTAAAGTAGTATGACCAGATATCGAGGAGTAATATCTCCTCCATTCTTGTATTATAAGTTATTAATAACTATTGAATATGGGCTTTTCTAAGAGTCATTCAATTGCAATAAAACTTCAAGGAATATTGCTTGCAAtacctttttcatttctttgaatggtattattcaatttttggttgatttgattCTTATTCATTACGGCTACtgtgtttattttaatataggatgtttttaatgggaaaaaaattaggaaGTTGCTTGGGTAATTTTTGTTAAACATTGATGGTTATTTAAGCTTATAAGGATCGCTTTATAATTATTTACCTTGGTTTCAGACTGATGTTCTAGGTCGCTTGCTTCCACTAGTTGGATTTCAAGTATCAGGTATCTCATGCTTGTCCTTAGTTGTGCATGTTCTGGCTGCATCCATGTCAAATTGTTAGAAGACTTGCCATAATTTGGTGTTAGGGATTGACCACTTTTATTCATTGTATGACTTTGCAGCACTGCTTACTTGGTGGGCATCACTAGTGTCTTTGCTCCACTTCTTGAGGAGACCTTGTTTCGAGGGTTTTTAATGGTGTCCCTAACTAAGTGGTAAAAttccttccttttatttttgatttttcccCCTACATCTAAATATTAAGTTTTCATTCTAATGTTGCAGAAAAACTTAGTGTTTGAAAGCTTACGGTTAATTTATGCCTAGCACTATTGATAATTTCTTTGCACAAGAATCACACATGATATTTAGTAACAAACTCTCAGGtaaaataatttagaattttttcatgcattctaaTGTCAATAATTTCTTATGACATATGGTTTGTAGGTTTAAATTGATTTAGCGAAGCCTAGACCAAGGCTTCGTTGTTTACCATAATCTagtggttatttatttatttattttttatgaataatctAGTGGTAATTAATAATAGAAGTTGTGGATATATAAGACTTCATGCTTCTAAAGGGGAGCTCCTTTCTCCATAAGAATAGGGTGGAAGGATTGTGACCCACTGGGTGCATGtgtaaaatacattttaaagggcaaaaaaaaaaaaaaaaaaaaaaaaaaaaaaaaaaaaaaaaaaaaaaacgaaggaagaaagaaagataggCACTTCTTTGAGAGATAAGTTGAATTTTGATCATGGAGTGATggagaagagttttttttttggtaaagaaagTGTTTTGAGATTACAGGGCCAAGTATGCTATTTCTTACAAAACATTTGACTATAAAGGAAGAACATGCTCATAATATGAGAATTATGGAACATGGATGAGATGGATAACTGGCTATACAAGACAGATAAAACTTGATGTGATTGCATTTGAAAGAAACTGTAGTATTTGACATGGCCATACTATACCAAAAAAGACATCTTTCTTGGGAATGTCAGCATTCATAGTAAAATGGTATCAGAAGGCATAAAATGAACTAAAAATGTGAATATCAACTATTCTATAAGAGACTGTTAAAAATGCCCGCTATTTGGGAAACATGGCAATTCCGGAATTCCATACAAACAAAGAGGCCTTTCTTACCAATGTCAACGTCAAGTTCTGTATACTCTGGTTAAATGGTATTAGAAGGCAAGAAAATGAACTAAAAATGGAATATTATTCAGTAAGTCTTTTGAAAAATGTCCACTAATCTGGAAAAATGGGCATACTATGcaaagaaatgaataaaattagatttcCTACTCTTAGTTCCTCCTTATATGTACttcatcaacaacaaaattctatatatatatatatattttttttttatatatataataataataataataataataataataagacatTTGGTAAGCACCGATCGGTGgaaatatttttgcttttaattctATTAAGGTGTTTTGAGAAAGAAGCAAGAAAGGACGAGGTCTGgtttttgtcttaaaaattcTCTCATTAGCATCCTGGTACCCAAACATTTATATTCCAAAGGAAAATACACTGAAGATCAAATATCATCAAGGTGtttagagaaagaagaaagaaagacagAGGTCTTGTCTTAAAATTAATCTCATCCTGGTACCCAAGCACTTATATACCGAAGGGAAATGCACTTAAGATCAAAAACCATCAAGGggtttaaagggaaaaaaaaatgaagagatcatgttttttgttttaaaaattatctCATGAGCATCCCTATACCCAAAAAGTAATATTCCAAAGGACAATGCATGCACTGAATATCAAACATTTGGAGCCAATTTCCATGGAAAATTAGAGTTATAAAGTAGAACACAAACCTTTCTTACCGATGTCAACATTGAAATGCTGTATATATACTCGTAGTTAAAATGTATCAAAACCTAAAAGGCAAAATGAATGATAAAATGGAATATCAACTAATCTATAACAGTTGGTTGAAAAATGCCCGGAAATGTAAAACCAACATAATCGTAACCAAAATAGCATTTTGGATAGGTTAATTGAGAATAAATTAAGAGGAAAATTTTCTGCCTTGTTTTGAAGGATAAAGCCAAACCCTAGgcaatatttttatgtattttgttagTGAAAAGAGACTCGTTAAATTTCCTTGCATCACAAGGAAAGAGATGCCTTGccatcaaaaggaaaaaagatccCACCAATATAATTGAATGCTTATGCTAAGTCATGATCCTCGACTTTTGCATTTTAGGTTATATAGTAATAGTACTAAAAAGACTCGATGGAAATCCataatagatagatagatagaacAAAGATAGATTCGAAGGCTGACCAAAAGAAGAGTGGAATGTTGAATATAAAAGTTCTTTTGAGGTGATGATTAAAATTGCGTAGAGTTCTTCCACTCCTAGGACATGAACCTGAGTTTTGTAAATCATTACCCAATTGCCTTTGTGCAATCAATTTTCACTGTAAAGTCATTGTCCTCGTTATAAGCAGAGAACAAGAATGTTAAGCCCATTCAAGGCCTGGCATACAGGACCATATTCTTTAATACTTGTGGTACTTTgatacaacaaaaataattcaggCCGAAACATCTTCGATCACAGGGAGAGTACGTACTGATACATATGGAcagtattttttaattttacactcacaatatttttacaaaattttcataacaaatcttaaataataGGTTATTGCTAATTTTAATTTGTACACacaattaatattacttttttacctactagttttttttttttttttccttaacaaAAATATGTACGGacaattttaattgtaaaagaaaatagtaaaaaatacaaaaacgaTATGTAATGAATAAAACAAGTAGAAAAGAAATTGCACAAACGGCTGGGTAATATTGATAAGTATATTATCATTGAggataaaattcaatttaatccATTGGTTTTTCTCAATTTAGTTCCTCAGTTTAATTATCAAGATGAATCATCTAATACTTCCGTCCAAACTCACTACAAAAAAGATTGCTATTTGCGACGAAACTTTTTTGACAACTACAAAAAGTCGTCGTAAAAACTAGCTTTTTCGACGGCAAATCTCTTCCGTCAACAATTACTCGTCAAATATTAACATATTTGTGACGGCAAAATAAGTTTGTCAAAAATGCCTATTATTTTTGtcgaaaatgtgattttttttggagggaaGTATTCCCGCCTTACTTTTTACGACGGCATAAAAATGTTTGTCGCTAGTAAAGTATTATTTACGACGACTGAAGAAAAACCGTCGAAACTATTAACACTTGTGACGGCTTTGGTACGTCGAAAAtacaaaacatatattttttatggtgttaGTATTTGCGACAAACAATCTTCCATCGTAAATATAAAAGAGAGTATTATTTATGACGACAGAAGAAACACCGTCGACATTATTAACACTTGTGACAGCCTTTGTgcatcaaaaatacaaaatatatattttttatggtgttatTATTTACGACAAACATTATTCCAtcgtaaatataaaaaaaaaaaaaaaaggtattaacGACTGACATGAAGCCattaaaaatggtaaaatattttggagggaaaattcCCTCCTTACTTTTTACATTTGTGACAACATTTATCCAtcgcaattaatttttttatttttctaattgagTTTGTATTTACGACAAATATGCTGACCGTCATAAATAGTTAATTtgctttaaaagaaagaatgtgTAAGTAATGGAATTGGATCCCTcccaataaataatatttgcgATGGACCTACACCGTCGacattggtaatttttttaaaagggggAAATCATGCCCTTATATTTCGTGTGTTTGATGGTTTTTTCCATCACTATATATTGCATTGTTATTTACGACGGATGTTGTGGTCATCgttaatagttaaaattttcataagaaaaaaagatattaatgaCAGTAAGATAAATTTGTCACAATAAAAGTGATTTCCAACATACATATGGCcgtaaaaaaatgattatttactTTGAATGGTAAATTTTCCTCAATTTTGTCTTAAAACTCTAgaattttatcttaattttgaaaatagaaattatatatatcttaaaaGACCCTCTAAGTACATGAtggctattttggtcatttcagAAGTAAAACgtaatttgatcattttgaagcTTTTAGGGGCACTTTCATCACTTTAGAtgtttatgggtattttggtaatttccTATATTTTATGGCGTATTTTAGCCATTTTGAATGGTCGGATTGTGTCAATGGGTTAATCAAAGTTTCCTAGTGGGTGGGTACAACAACATGTATCCATCATGAAACTAGATGGAGATCCAAAATCTGACCATTGGATTAGTAGAATGTGGTGAAATATTTGTGTTTGTAAATTACAATGATAATCAAACGATCAGATTGTGAGAACAGAGTGGTCAAATCTTGCGAAACTTCGTCAAAGTCTATTAAACTTGGTCAATTTTGGTCAAAATTCAAAGTTGGTTCTAAGATCACTGGATTTGATCAAATTAGGTTGTTTAATGAGGTTTTAAGTGGGTTTTGGGCATTGATAAGAGTTTTAAGGTTTTCTTggttttcatgtttttattagtttcaagttttaaaatggCAGAGTCAAAAGTCATATGCAAATCCATTCgaggtcattttgtaggtttttggttgtatttt
The DNA window shown above is from Quercus lobata isolate SW786 chromosome 7, ValleyOak3.0 Primary Assembly, whole genome shotgun sequence and carries:
- the LOC115953857 gene encoding uncharacterized protein LOC115953857 isoform X2 is translated as MSTSVTSLLHRQFSNWREPFSRQKGWLLWAGIGFLGTVTALTGASMSFLSGGSLQTDVLGRLLPLVGFQVSALLTWWASLVSLLHFLRRPCFEGF
- the LOC115953857 gene encoding uncharacterized protein LOC115953857 isoform X1; translated protein: MSTSVTSLLHRQFSSTSCTLCNFYFVFFVFGFSVQYTECGFYDWREPFSRQKGWLLWAGIGFLGTVTALTGASMSFLSGGSLQTDVLGRLLPLVGFQVSALLTWWASLVSLLHFLRRPCFEGF